From a single Myotis daubentonii chromosome 5, mMyoDau2.1, whole genome shotgun sequence genomic region:
- the LOC132234377 gene encoding LOW QUALITY PROTEIN: E3 ubiquitin-protein ligase RBBP6-like (The sequence of the model RefSeq protein was modified relative to this genomic sequence to represent the inferred CDS: inserted 1 base in 1 codon), producing the protein MACVHYKFASKLNYAIATFDGRHISLRDLKKQIMGREKLNAAKCDLQISNAQTEEEYTDDNALIPKNVSVIVRRIPIGGVKSTSKADARRRTEPVMGTSTVTDASSASISLAQLTQTANLAEANASEEDKIKAMMAQSGRAYGPVNYVKEPLGPPPPSYTCFRCGRPGHYIKNCPTNGDERFEPRPRIKKSTGIPRSFMMEVKDPNMRGAKLTNTGTYAILTIEAEAYAIGKKERPPFLPEEPSSSSEKDDPIPDELLCPICKDMVTDAAIIPCCANSYCDECIRTALLESEDHTCPACHQHDVSPDALIANKFLRQAVTNFKNGTGGYTKRLRRQLPPPPPPIPPPRPLIQRNLQPLMRSPISRQQDPPMTPVTSSSGHPAPSISSLTSNQSPLAPAVPGNSSTPVPGPDITAPVSISVHWEKSDGPFRDSDHKIVPAAALASEHSKGTSSIAMTALVEEKGYPVPVLGTPSLLGQSPPAGYSVPPPGFPPVPANLSTPWGSSGVQTAHSNTIPTTRAPLGPGEEFYREQRRLKGEAQYPYGGSSYSRSPSTYPKSRPGSTRSPSYSRSSSRSQSCSYSPSLPFPRRGRGQSRNYRPRSRSHGYRRSRSRSPLYRRCPSRSRSPPAFRGQSPNKRTVPQGKTGRAHFNRYREVPPPYDRKAYYGGSVDFRDPFENEHYREWERQYREWYDKYHTGYAAGAQARASANGDNFPPESFSPPHIRNSPLTRGRGEVYSGGQSRRSPNIGGSNSPEKLSTRDSHNRKDSTKSKEKESDSAAGHGKGRTHKEHRRRKXSEGLLNTELLEPSGKSREPTILRLEAKGAQGERSAEHSGGEASGSLGGGGDRPPRPRAAGQRCLGGEAVPGARWKPAASLVVTQCPLAEPLALPPWSTLLHLK; encoded by the exons ATGGCCTGTGTGCATTATAAATTCGCTTCCAAACTCAACTATGCCATCGCCACCTTTGATGGGCGGCACATCTCCCTCCGTGACCTAAAGAAGCAGATTATGGGCAGAGAGAAGCTGAATGCTGCCAAGTGCGACCTGCAGATCAGCAACGCGCAGACCGAGGAAGAATATACCGATGACAATGCTCTGATCCCGAAGAATGTATCTGTAATTGTTAGAAGAATTCCTATTGGAGGTGTGAAATCTACAAGCAAGGCGGACGCTAGACGTCGCACGGAACCAGTGATGGGCACTTCAACAGTCACTGATGCCTcttctgcttctatttctctggccCAGCTTACGCAGACTGCCAATCTGGCTGAAGCCAATGCTtctgaagaagataaaattaaagccATGATGGCGCAATCTGGCCGTGCATATGGCCCCGTCAATTACGTGAAGGAGCCTCTAGGTCCACCACCTCCATCTTATACCTGTTTCCGCTGTGGTAGACCCGGCCATTATATTAAGAACTGCCCAACCAACGGGGATGAACGCTTCGAGCCTCGCCCTAGGATTAAAAAGAGCACTGGAATCCCCAGAAGTTTCATGATGGAAGTGAAAGATCCCAACATGAGAGGTGCAAAGCTCACCAACACGGGAACCTACGCAATACTGACTATAGAGGCAGAGGCATATGcaattgggaagaaagaaaggccaCCTTTCTTACCAGAGGAGCCCTCTTCGTCTTCTGAAAAGGACGACCCTATCCCAGACGAGTTGCTGTGTCCCATCTGCAAAGACATGGTGACTGATGCCGCTATCATTCCCTGCTGTGCAAACAGCTATTGTGATGAGTGTATAAGAACAGCGCTCTTGGAATCAGAGGACCATACGTGCCCAGCGTGTCATCAACATGATGTCTCTCCCGATGCTTTAATTGCCAATAAATTCTTGCGACAGGCTGTTACTAACTTCAAAAATGGAACTGGTGGTTATACAAAAAGACTGCGGAGACAgttacccccaccaccacccccgataCCGCCCCCGAGACCTCTCATTCAGCGGAATCTACAGCCTCTGATGAGATCTCCAATATCAAGACAGCAAGATCCTCCGATGACTCCAGTCACCTCTTCATCAGGCCACCCGGCTCCCTCTATATCTTCATTAACTTCTAATCAGTCTCCCTTAGCCCCTGCTGTGCCCGGAAATTCATCCACCCCAGTGCCTGGACCTGATATAACTGCACCGGTGTCCATCTCAGTCCACTGGGAAAAATCAGATGGGCCTTTCCGGGATTCCGATCATAAAATAGTGCCAGCCGCAGCCCTTGCCTCAGAGCATTCAAAGGGAACCTCTTCAATAGCAATGACTGCCCTTGTGGAGGAGAAAGGTTACCCGGTGCCTGTGCTTGGAACCCCATCTTTGCTTGGACAGTCACCACCTGCTGGGTATAGCGTCCCTCCCCCCGGGTTCCCTCCAGTGCCGGCCAATTTGTCAACGCCTTGGGGATCATCAGGAGTGCAGACTGCTCATTCCAATACCATCCCAACAACACGAGCACCACTTGGGCCCGGGGAAGAATTCTATAGAGAGCAGCGACGGCTAAAAGGAGAGGCTCAATATCCCTATGGTGGTTCCTCATACTCCAGAAGTCCTTCTACTTACCCTAAATCAAGACCTGGTTCAACGCGGTCACCTTCTTATTCCCGATCATCTAGCCGCTCGCAATCTTGCTCCTATTCGCCATCACTTCCATTCCCCAGAAGGGGCAGAGGCCAGAGTCGAAATTACCGCCCAAGGTCTAGATCTCATGGATATCGTCGATCTAGGTCAAGGTCACCACTATATAGGCGATGCCCTTCGCGATCAAGGTCCCCTCCAGCATTTAGGGGACAGTCTCCAAATAAACGGACTGTACCACAAGGGAAAACAGGACGTGCACattttaatagatacagagaagttcCACCACCATATGACAGAAAAGCTTACTATGGCGGGAGTGTTGACTTTAGAGACCCCTTTGAAAACGAGCATTACCGAGAGTGGGAGAGACAATACAGAGAGTGGTATGACAAATACCACACAGGTTATGCTGCTGGAGCACAGGCCCGAGCATCAGCAAATGGAGATAACTTTCCTCCAGAGAGCTTTTCGCCACCTCATATCAGGAATTCTCCCCTTACAAGGGGCCGCGGAGAAGTTTACTCGGGTGGACAAAGTCGTAGAAGTCCAAACATAGGCGGTAGCAACTCTCCAGAAAAGCTTTCAACAAGAGACAGCCACAATCGGAAGGATAGTACAAAGTCAAAAGAGAAGGAGAGCGACAGTGCTGCAGGACACGGTAAAGGAAGGACACATAAGGAACATCGAAGGCGGA GAAGCGAAGGCCTTCTAAACACAGAGTTGTTAGAACCTTCTGGAAAATCAAGAGAACCTACAA TTCTGAGACTAGAGGCGAAGGGAGCGCAGGGTGAGAGGAGCGCGGAGCACTCGGGTGGGGAAGCGTCCGGGAGCCTCGGCGGCGGCGGTGACAGGCCACCAAGGCCCCGGGCCGCCGGCCAGCGGTGCCTGGGTGGCGAGGCCGTGCCCGGAGCCCGGTGGAAGCCCGCTGCCAGCTTGGTGGTGACGCAGTGCCCCTTGGCGGAGCCCCTGGCCCTCCCGCCCTGGTCCACCCTCCTGCACCTCAAGTGA
- the LOC132234378 gene encoding LOW QUALITY PROTEIN: E3 ubiquitin-protein ligase RBBP6-like (The sequence of the model RefSeq protein was modified relative to this genomic sequence to represent the inferred CDS: inserted 1 base in 1 codon), producing the protein MACVHYKFASKLNYAIATFDGRHISLRDLKKQIMGREKLNAAKCDLQISNAQTEEEYTDDNALIPKNVSVIVRRIPIGGVKSTSKADARRRTEPVMGTSTVTDASSASISLAQLTQTANLAEANASEEDKIKAMMAQSGRAYGPVNYVKEPLGPPPPSYTCFRCGRPGHYIKNCPTNGDERFEPRPRIKKSTGIPRSFMMEVKDPNMRGAKLTNTGTYAILTIEAEAYAIGKKERPPFLPEEPSSSSEKDDPIPDELLCPICKDMVTDAAIIPCCANSYCDECIRTALLESEDHTCPACHQHDVSPDALIANKFLRQAVTNFKNGTGGYTKRLRRQLPPPPPPIPPPRPLIQRNLQPLMRSPISRQQDPPMTPVTSSSGHPAPSISSLTSNQSPLAPAVPGNSSTPVPGPDITAPVSISVHWEKSDGPFRDSDHKIVPAAALASEHSKGTSSIAMTALVEEKGYPVPVLGTPSLLGQSPPAGYSVPPPGFPPVPANLSTPWGSSGVQTAHSNTIPTTRAPLGPGEEFYREQRRLKGEAQYPYGGSSYSRSPSTYPKSRPGSTRSPSYSRSASRSQSCSYSPSLPFPRRGRGQSRNYRPRSRSHGYRRSRSRSPLYRRCPSRSRSPPAFRGQSPNKRTVPQGKTGRAHFNRYREVPPPYDRKAYYGGSVDFRDPFENEHYREWERQYREWYDKYHTGYAAGAQARASANGDNFPPESFSPPHIRNSPLTRGRGEVYSGGQSRRSPNIGGSNSPEKLSTRDSHNRKDSTKSKEKESDSAAGHGKGRTHKEHRRRKXSEGLLNTELLEPSGKSREPTILRLEAKGAQGERSAEHSGGEASGSLGGGGDRPPRPPAAGQRCLGGEAVPGARWKPAASLVVTQCPLAEPLALPPWSTLLHLK; encoded by the exons ATGGCCTGTGTGCATTATAAATTCGCTTCCAAACTCAACTATGCCATCGCCACCTTTGATGGGCGGCACATCTCCCTCCGTGACCTAAAGAAGCAGATTATGGGCAGAGAGAAGCTGAATGCTGCCAAGTGCGACCTGCAGATCAGCAACGCGCAGACCGAGGAAGAATATACCGATGACAATGCTCTGATCCCGAAGAATGTATCTGTAATTGTTAGAAGAATTCCTATTGGAGGTGTGAAATCTACAAGCAAGGCGGACGCTAGACGTCGCACGGAACCAGTGATGGGCACTTCAACAGTCACTGATGCCTcttctgcttctatttctctggccCAGCTTACGCAGACTGCCAATCTGGCTGAAGCCAATGCTtctgaagaagataaaattaaagccATGATGGCGCAATCTGGCCGTGCATATGGCCCCGTCAATTACGTGAAGGAGCCTCTAGGTCCACCACCTCCATCTTATACCTGTTTCCGCTGTGGTAGACCCGGCCATTATATTAAGAACTGCCCAACCAACGGGGATGAACGCTTCGAGCCTCGCCCTAGGATTAAAAAGAGCACTGGAATCCCCAGAAGTTTCATGATGGAAGTGAAAGATCCCAACATGAGAGGTGCAAAGCTCACCAACACGGGAACCTACGCAATACTGACTATAGAGGCAGAGGCATATGcaattgggaagaaagaaaggccaCCTTTCTTACCAGAGGAGCCCTCTTCGTCTTCTGAAAAGGACGACCCTATCCCAGACGAGTTGCTGTGTCCCATCTGCAAAGACATGGTGACTGATGCCGCTATCATTCCCTGCTGTGCAAACAGCTATTGTGATGAGTGTATAAGAACAGCGCTCTTGGAATCAGAGGACCATACGTGCCCAGCGTGTCATCAACATGATGTCTCTCCCGATGCTTTAATTGCCAATAAATTCTTGCGACAGGCTGTTACTAACTTCAAAAATGGAACTGGTGGTTATACAAAAAGACTGCGGAGACAgttacccccaccaccacccccgataCCGCCCCCGAGACCTCTCATTCAGCGGAATCTACAGCCTCTGATGAGATCTCCAATATCAAGACAGCAAGATCCTCCGATGACTCCAGTCACCTCTTCATCAGGCCACCCGGCTCCCTCTATATCTTCATTAACTTCTAATCAGTCTCCCTTAGCCCCTGCTGTGCCCGGAAATTCATCCACCCCAGTGCCTGGACCTGATATAACTGCACCGGTGTCCATCTCAGTCCACTGGGAAAAATCAGATGGGCCTTTCCGGGATTCCGATCATAAAATAGTGCCAGCCGCAGCCCTTGCCTCAGAGCATTCAAAGGGAACCTCTTCAATAGCAATGACTGCCCTTGTGGAGGAGAAAGGTTACCCGGTGCCTGTGCTTGGAACCCCATCTTTGCTTGGACAGTCACCACCTGCTGGGTATAGCGTCCCTCCCCCCGGGTTCCCTCCAGTGCCGGCCAATTTGTCAACGCCTTGGGGATCATCAGGAGTGCAGACTGCTCATTCCAATACCATCCCAACAACACGAGCACCACTTGGGCCCGGGGAAGAATTCTATAGAGAGCAGCGACGGCTAAAAGGAGAGGCTCAATATCCCTATGGTGGTTCCTCATACTCCAGAAGTCCTTCTACTTACCCTAAATCAAGACCTGGTTCAACGCGGTCACCTTCTTATTCCCGATCAGCTAGCCGCTCGCAATCTTGCTCCTATTCGCCATCACTTCCATTCCCCAGAAGGGGCAGAGGCCAGAGTCGAAATTACCGCCCAAGGTCTAGATCTCATGGATATCGTCGATCTAGGTCAAGGTCACCACTATATAGGCGATGCCCTTCGCGATCAAGGTCCCCTCCAGCATTTAGGGGACAGTCTCCAAATAAACGGACTGTACCACAAGGGAAAACAGGACGTGCACattttaatagatacagagaagttcCACCACCATATGACAGAAAAGCTTACTATGGCGGGAGTGTTGACTTTAGAGACCCCTTTGAAAACGAGCATTACCGAGAGTGGGAGAGACAATACAGAGAGTGGTATGACAAATACCACACAGGTTATGCTGCTGGAGCACAGGCCCGAGCATCAGCAAATGGAGATAACTTTCCTCCAGAGAGCTTTTCGCCACCTCATATCAGGAATTCTCCCCTTACAAGGGGCCGCGGAGAAGTTTACTCGGGTGGACAAAGTCGTAGAAGTCCAAACATAGGCGGTAGCAACTCTCCAGAAAAGCTTTCAACAAGAGACAGCCACAATCGGAAGGATAGTACAAAGTCAAAAGAGAAGGAGAGCGACAGTGCTGCAGGACACGGTAAAGGAAGGACACATAAGGAACATCGAAGGCGGA GAAGCGAAGGCCTTCTAAACACAGAGTTGTTAGAACCTTCTGGAAAATCAAGAGAACCTACAA TTCTGAGACTAGAGGCGAAGGGAGCGCAGGGTGAGAGGAGCGCGGAGCACTCGGGTGGGGAAGCGTCCGGGAGCCTCGGCGGCGGCGGTGACAGGCCACCAAGGCCCCCGGCCGCCGGCCAGCGGTGCCTGGGTGGCGAGGCCGTGCCCGGAGCCCGGTGGAAGCCCGCTGCCAGCTTGGTGGTGACGCAGTGCCCCTTGGCGGAGCCCCTGGCCCTCCCGCCCTGGTCCACCCTCCTGCACCTCAAGTGA
- the LOC132234379 gene encoding LOW QUALITY PROTEIN: E3 ubiquitin-protein ligase RBBP6-like (The sequence of the model RefSeq protein was modified relative to this genomic sequence to represent the inferred CDS: inserted 1 base in 1 codon): MACVHYKFASKLNYAIATFDGRHISLRDLKKQIMGREKLNAAKCDLQISNAQTEEEYTDDNALIPKNVSVIVRRIPIGGVKSTSKADARRRTEPVMGTSTVTDASSASISLAQLTQTANLAEANASEEDKIKAMMAQSGRAYGPVNYVKEPLGPPPPSYTCFRCGRPGHYIKNCPTNGDERFEPRPRIKKSTGIPRSFMMEVKDPNMRGAKLTNTGTYAIPTIEAEAYAIGKKERPPFLPEEPSSSSEKDDPIPDELLCPICKDMVTDAAIIPCCANSYCDECIRTALLESEDHTCPACHQHDVSPDALIANKFLRQAVTNFKNGTGGYTKRLRRQLPPPPPPIPPPRPLIQRNLQPLMRSPISRQQDPPMTPVTSSSGHPAPSISSLTSNQSPLAPAVPGNSSTPVPGPDITAPVSISVHWEKSDGPFRDSDHKIVPAAALASEHSKGTSSIAMTALVEEKGYPVPVLGTPSLLGQSPPAGYSVPPPGFPPVPANLSTPWGSSGVQTAHSNTIPTTRAPLGPGEEFYREQRRLKGEAQYPYGGSSYSRSPSTYPKSRPGSTRSPSYSRSASRSQSCSYSPSLPFPRRGRGQSRNYRPRSRSHGYRRSRSRSPLYRRCPSRSRSPPAFRGQSPNKRTVPQGKTGRAHFNRYREVPPPYDRKAYYGGSVDFRDPFENEHYREWERQYREWYDKYHTGYAAGAQARASANGDNFPPESFSPPHIRNSPLTRGRGEVYSGGQSRRSPNRGGSNSPEKLSTRDSHNRKDSTKSKEKESDSAAGHGKGRTHKEHRRRKXSEGLLNTELLEPSGKSREPTILRLEAKGAQGERSAEHSGGEASGSLGGGGDRPPRPPAAGQRCLGGEAVPGARWKPAASLVVTQCPLAEPLALPPWSTLLHLK, encoded by the exons ATGGCCTGTGTGCATTATAAATTCGCTTCCAAACTCAACTATGCCATCGCCACCTTTGATGGGCGGCACATCTCCCTCCGTGACCTAAAGAAGCAGATTATGGGCAGAGAGAAGCTGAATGCTGCCAAGTGCGACCTGCAGATCAGCAACGCGCAGACCGAGGAAGAATATACCGATGACAATGCTCTGATCCCGAAGAATGTATCTGTAATTGTTAGAAGAATTCCTATTGGAGGTGTGAAATCTACAAGCAAGGCGGACGCTAGACGTCGCACGGAACCAGTGATGGGCACTTCAACAGTCACTGATGCCTcttctgcttctatttctctggccCAGCTTACGCAGACTGCCAATCTGGCTGAAGCCAATGCTtctgaagaagataaaattaaagccATGATGGCGCAATCTGGCCGTGCATACGGCCCCGTCAATTACGTGAAGGAGCCTCTAGGTCCACCACCTCCATCTTATACCTGTTTCCGCTGTGGTAGACCCGGCCATTATATTAAGAACTGCCCAACCAACGGGGATGAACGCTTCGAGCCTCGCCCTAGGATTAAAAAGAGCACTGGAATCCCCAGAAGTTTCATGATGGAAGTGAAAGATCCCAACATGAGAGGTGCAAAGCTCACCAACACGGGAACCTACGCAATACCGACTATAGAGGCAGAGGCATATGcaattgggaagaaagaaaggccaCCTTTCTTACCAGAGGAGCCCTCTTCGTCTTCTGAAAAGGACGACCCTATCCCAGACGAGTTGCTGTGTCCCATCTGCAAAGACATGGTGACTGATGCCGCTATCATTCCCTGCTGTGCAAACAGCTATTGTGATGAGTGTATAAGAACAGCGCTCTTGGAATCAGAGGACCATACGTGCCCAGCGTGTCATCAACATGATGTCTCTCCCGATGCTTTAATTGCCAATAAATTCTTGCGACAGGCTGTTACTAACTTCAAAAATGGAACTGGTGGTTATACAAAAAGACTGCGGAGACAgttacccccaccaccacccccgataCCGCCCCCGAGACCTCTCATTCAGCGGAATCTACAGCCTCTGATGAGATCTCCAATATCAAGACAGCAAGATCCTCCGATGACTCCAGTCACCTCTTCATCAGGCCACCCGGCTCCCTCTATATCTTCATTAACTTCTAATCAGTCTCCCTTAGCCCCTGCTGTGCCCGGAAATTCATCCACCCCAGTGCCTGGACCTGATATAACTGCACCGGTGTCCATCTCAGTCCACTGGGAAAAATCAGATGGGCCTTTCCGGGATTCCGATCATAAAATAGTGCCAGCCGCAGCCCTTGCCTCAGAGCATTCAAAGGGAACCTCTTCAATAGCAATGACTGCCCTTGTGGAGGAGAAAGGTTACCCGGTGCCTGTGCTTGGAACCCCATCTTTGCTTGGACAGTCACCACCTGCTGGGTATAGCGTCCCTCCCCCCGGGTTCCCTCCAGTGCCGGCCAATTTGTCAACGCCTTGGGGATCATCAGGAGTGCAGACTGCTCATTCCAATACCATCCCAACAACACGAGCACCACTTGGGCCCGGGGAAGAATTCTATAGAGAGCAGCGACGGCTAAAAGGAGAGGCTCAATATCCCTATGGTGGTTCCTCATACTCCAGAAGTCCTTCTACTTACCCTAAATCAAGACCTGGTTCAACGCGGTCACCTTCTTATTCCCGATCAGCTAGCCGCTCGCAATCTTGCTCCTATTCGCCATCACTTCCATTCCCCAGAAGGGGCAGAGGCCAGAGTCGAAATTACCGCCCAAGGTCTAGATCTCATGGATATCGTCGATCTAGGTCAAGGTCACCACTATATAGGCGATGCCCTTCGCGATCAAGGTCCCCTCCAGCATTTAGGGGACAGTCTCCAAATAAACGGACTGTACCACAAGGGAAAACAGGACGTGCACattttaatagatacagagaagttcCACCACCATATGACAGAAAAGCTTACTATGGCGGGAGTGTTGACTTTAGAGACCCCTTTGAAAACGAGCATTACCGAGAGTGGGAGAGACAATACAGAGAGTGGTATGACAAATACCACACAGGTTATGCTGCTGGAGCACAGGCCCGAGCATCAGCAAATGGAGATAACTTTCCTCCAGAGAGCTTTTCGCCACCTCATATCAGGAATTCTCCCCTTACAAGGGGCCGCGGAGAAGTTTACTCGGGTGGACAAAGTCGTAGAAGTCCAAACAGAGGCGGTAGCAACTCTCCAGAAAAGCTTTCAACAAGAGACAGCCACAATCGGAAGGATAGTACAAAGTCAAAAGAGAAGGAGAGCGACAGTGCTGCAGGACACGGTAAAGGAAGGACACATAAGGAACATCGAAGGCGGA GAAGCGAAGGCCTTCTAAACACAGAGTTGTTAGAACCTTCTGGAAAATCAAGAGAACCTACAA TTCTGAGACTAGAGGCGAAGGGAGCGCAGGGTGAGAGGAGCGCGGAGCACTCGGGTGGGGAAGCGTCCGGGAGCCTCGGCGGCGGCGGTGACAGGCCACCAAGGCCCCCGGCCGCCGGCCAGCGGTGCCTGGGTGGCGAGGCCGTGCCCGGAGCCCGGTGGAAGCCCGCTGCCAGCTTGGTGGTGACGCAGTGCCCCTTGGCGGAGCCCCTGGCCCTCCCGCCCTGGTCCACCCTCCTGCACCTCAAGTGA
- the LOC132234381 gene encoding E3 ubiquitin-protein ligase RBBP6-like, translated as MACVHYKFASKLNYAIATFDGRHISLRDLKKQIMGREKLNAAKCDLQISNAQTEEEYTDDNALIPKNVSVIVRRIPIGGVKSTSKADARRRTEPVMGTSTVTDASSASISLAQLTQTANLAEANASEEDKIKAMMAQSGRAYGPVNYVKEPLGPPPPSYTCFRCGRPGHYIKNCPTNGDERFEPRPRIKKSTGIPRSFMMEVKDPNMRGAKLTNTGTYAILTIEAEAYAIGKKERPPFLPEEPSSSSEKDDPIPDELLCPICKDMVTDAAIIPCCANSYCDECIRTALLESEDHTCPACHQHDVSPDALIANKFLRQAVTNFKNGTGGYTKRLRRQLPPPPPPIPPPRPLIQRNLQPLMRSPISRQQDPPMTPVTSSSGHPAPSISSLTSNQSPLAPAVPGNSSTPVPGPDITAPVSISVHWEKSDGPFRDSDHKIVPAAALASEHSKGTSSITMTALVEEKGYPVPVLGTPSLLGQSPPAG; from the exons ATGGCCTGTGTGCATTATAAATTCGCTTCCAAACTCAACTATGCCATCGCCACCTTTGATGGGCGGCACATCTCCCTCCGTGACCTAAAGAAGCAGATTATGGGCAGAGAGAAGCTGAATGCTGCCAAGTGCGACCTGCAGATCAGCAACGCGCAGACCGAGGAAGAATATACCGATGACAATGCTCTGATCCCGAAGAATGTATCTGTAATTGTTAGAAGAATTCCTATTGGAGGTGTGAAATCTACAAGCAAGGCGGACGCTAGACGTCGCACGGAACCAGTGATGGGCACTTCAACAGTCACTGATGCCTcttctgcttctatttctctggccCAGCTTACGCAGACTGCCAATCTGGCTGAAGCCAATGCTtctgaagaagataaaattaaagccATGATGGCGCAATCTGGCCGTGCATACGGCCCCGTCAATTACGTGAAGGAGCCTCTAGGTCCACCACCTCCATCTTATACCTGTTTCCGCTGTGGTAGACCCGGCCATTATATTAAGAACTGCCCAACCAACGGGGATGAACGCTTCGAGCCTCGCCCTAGGATTAAAAAGAGCACTGGAATCCCCAGAAGTTTCATGATGGAAGTGAAAGATCCCAACATGAGAGGTGCAAAGCTCACCAACACGGGAACCTACGCAATACTGACTATAGAGGCAGAGGCATATGcaattgggaagaaagaaaggccaCCTTTCTTACCAGAGGAGCCCTCTTCGTCTTCTGAAAAGGACGACCCTATCCCAGACGAGTTGCTGTGTCCCATCTGCAAAGACATGGTGACTGATGCCGCTATCATTCCCTGCTGTGCAAACAGCTATTGTGATGAGTGTATAAGAACAGCGCTCTTGGAATCAGAGGACCATACGTGCCCAGCGTGTCATCAACATGATGTCTCTCCCGATGCTTTAATTGCCAATAAATTCTTGCGACAGGCTGTTACTAACTTCAAAAATGGAACTGGTGGTTATACAAAAAGACTGCGGAGACAgttacccccaccaccacccccgataCCGCCCCCGAGACCTCTCATTCAGCGGAATCTACAGCCTCTGATGAGATCTCCAATATCAAGACAGCAAGATCCTCCGATGACTCCAGTCACCTCTTCATCAGGCCACCCGGCTCCCTCTATATCTTCATTAACTTCTAATCAGTCTCCCTTAGCCCCTGCTGTGCCCGGAAATTCATCCACCCCAGTGCCTGGACCTGATATAACTGCACCGGTGTCCATCTCAGTCCACTGGGAAAAATCAGATGGGCCTTTCCGGGATTCCGATCATAAAATAGTGCCAGCCGCAGCCCTTGCCTCAGAGCATTCAAAGGGAACCTCTTCAATAACAATGACTGCCCTTGTGGAGGAGAAAGGTTACCCGGTGCCTGTGCTTGGAACCCCATCTTTGCTTGGACAGTCACCACCTGCTGG CTAG